One window from the genome of Candidatus Didemnitutus sp. encodes:
- the hrpA gene encoding ATP-dependent RNA helicase HrpA, whose protein sequence is MPPPRPQPSFRIEFPPELPISARADEIIGLLLKHQVIVLAGETGSGKTTQIPKMVLAAGGGTRGKIACTQPRRVAAASVSRRVAEELNVDWGKEVGCKIRFADQTSAQTVVKFMTDGMLLAELQGDPELREYDAIIVDEAHERSLNIDFILGHLRRLRLRRPDLKIVITSATIDTQAFSDAFDGAPIVEVSGRTYPVEVIYAPLEELGAPKDGREAAGPAIPPHQPDRNDEFTYIDGAVEAVERVLRESADGDILVFLPTERDIREVTDQLEGRRTRAIEIVPLFGRLTNAEQQRVFAPTQKRKIVVATNIAETSLTIPGIRFVIDTGLARISRYVPQSRTRRLPVEPVAQSSADQRKGRCGRVSNGVCIRLYSEQDFNERPRFAQPEIQRSNLADVILRMKAFGLGDIEEFPFLNAPPAKGIRAGYALLHELGAIDDSGVLTDLGRDLAHLPVDPTVGRMVLQAREEKCLAEALIIAAALSIQDPRERPLDAQQKADAAHRRFTHPDSDFLTLLSIWEAYHDDFETMTLGKLRKFCTAHFLSFMRMREWRDVHAQLIDTIEGGEGFEDTSVFDGTGADPRDSGRAARRKAVATPESVRDLVPGTPGYRAIHRSILAGLLGNIATRLDDGTYHAAHDRKVAVFPGSSLFEKPQREKVVAPRKEGPPKPKVARWLMASEIMETGRVYARTCARIDPTWALDLGAHLLRVAHSEPFWSIESGRVLVKERRRLYNLELDTRSVGYGKIDPRHATEIFIREGLVGDTVTFPLDFIAHNRRVREQTESVLTRLRAAGYMNLDEALYRFYARRLMPESLAGRVRPPGAPTNLAEAAGPTPPPYQGISSVPELVDHVRHRQTTEPKFLFLGEDDLKPQVEETHDHGAFPEQLPLENRALPLNYAYKPGQDDDGVTLRVNLDEAADLSPATLDWAVPGHVREKIELMLKALPKEQRRTLIPLAETAQKIAGEIQLIAARSPQPTLAQALAEVLTQRLGVRIDPRGWDAKTLPDHLRVRVEVLDRRGAVLGASRDLAELQAQLGTKQREVSQRAAKADNSAWRAAREKWEKPPADSWKFGDLPAAVVVSEQAGVPVLAYPGLQASDAGVAVRLFATPEEARAATHGGMRRLLETALRYELGWLEKDLRDLRAIGTLAVTLAPLEKLQADALESIRRWVTEGARIGRARASSLPAGRLGEDAAPYLTTADFERACGDAKADLRGLVPKLVDWLRETLTLRLALQTHKTPYPGLENDLGALLPPDFLRRTPFARVKELPRYLKGMQARAERWKRDPAKDASRARELQPFVQALARLGDRAGEFRWLVEEFRVSLFAQELGTAEPVSAVRLEKALRDLAAGKDGEPAPAFAAAPEKPKVAVPLPAKGKTVLKSFGALGNLPR, encoded by the coding sequence ATGCCGCCGCCACGTCCTCAACCGAGTTTTCGCATCGAGTTCCCGCCGGAACTGCCGATCAGCGCGCGCGCGGACGAAATCATCGGCCTGCTGCTGAAACACCAAGTCATCGTGCTCGCGGGCGAGACCGGTTCGGGCAAGACGACGCAGATTCCCAAGATGGTGCTCGCCGCCGGCGGCGGCACGCGCGGCAAGATCGCGTGCACGCAACCGCGCCGCGTGGCGGCCGCGTCGGTGTCGCGTCGCGTGGCGGAGGAGCTGAACGTCGATTGGGGCAAGGAGGTCGGCTGCAAGATCCGCTTCGCCGACCAGACGTCGGCGCAGACGGTCGTGAAGTTCATGACCGACGGCATGCTGCTCGCCGAGCTGCAGGGCGACCCCGAGTTGCGCGAATACGACGCCATCATCGTCGACGAGGCGCACGAGCGTTCGCTCAACATCGATTTCATCCTCGGCCACCTTCGCCGGCTGCGTCTGCGCCGGCCCGATCTGAAAATCGTCATCACCTCCGCGACGATCGACACGCAGGCGTTTTCCGACGCGTTCGACGGCGCGCCGATCGTCGAGGTTTCCGGGCGCACGTATCCGGTGGAGGTGATTTACGCGCCGCTGGAGGAATTGGGCGCACCGAAGGACGGACGCGAAGCGGCGGGCCCGGCGATCCCGCCCCATCAGCCCGATCGCAACGACGAGTTCACCTACATCGACGGTGCGGTCGAGGCGGTCGAGCGCGTGCTGCGCGAGAGCGCGGACGGCGACATCCTCGTGTTCCTGCCGACCGAGCGCGACATCCGCGAAGTCACCGACCAACTCGAAGGCCGCCGCACGCGCGCCATCGAGATCGTGCCGCTCTTCGGTCGCCTGACCAATGCCGAGCAGCAACGCGTCTTCGCGCCCACGCAGAAGCGCAAGATCGTCGTCGCGACAAACATCGCGGAGACGTCGCTGACGATTCCCGGCATCCGCTTCGTCATCGACACCGGTCTCGCGCGCATCAGCCGCTACGTGCCGCAAAGCCGCACGCGCCGCCTGCCGGTCGAGCCGGTGGCGCAGAGCAGTGCCGACCAGCGCAAGGGCCGCTGCGGCCGCGTCAGCAACGGCGTCTGCATCCGTCTCTACTCGGAACAGGATTTCAACGAGCGCCCGCGTTTCGCACAGCCGGAAATCCAGCGCAGCAATCTCGCGGACGTCATCCTGCGCATGAAGGCCTTCGGCCTCGGCGACATCGAGGAATTCCCCTTCCTCAACGCGCCGCCGGCGAAGGGCATTCGCGCGGGCTACGCGCTGCTCCACGAACTCGGCGCGATCGACGATTCCGGCGTGCTCACCGACCTCGGCCGCGACCTCGCGCACTTGCCGGTCGACCCGACGGTCGGCCGCATGGTGCTCCAGGCGCGCGAGGAGAAATGCCTGGCCGAGGCGCTCATCATCGCCGCCGCGTTGAGCATTCAGGACCCGCGCGAGCGTCCGCTCGATGCGCAGCAAAAAGCCGACGCGGCGCACCGGCGCTTCACGCATCCCGACTCGGATTTTCTCACGCTGCTCTCGATCTGGGAGGCGTATCACGACGACTTCGAGACGATGACGCTCGGAAAGCTGCGGAAATTCTGCACGGCGCATTTCCTGTCGTTCATGCGCATGCGCGAGTGGCGCGACGTGCATGCGCAACTCATCGACACGATCGAAGGCGGCGAAGGTTTCGAGGACACGTCGGTCTTCGACGGCACCGGCGCCGATCCGCGCGATAGCGGCCGCGCCGCGCGGCGCAAGGCGGTGGCGACGCCCGAGTCGGTGCGCGATCTCGTGCCCGGCACGCCGGGCTACCGCGCGATCCATCGCTCCATTCTCGCCGGCTTGCTCGGCAACATCGCCACGCGGCTCGACGACGGCACGTATCACGCCGCGCACGATCGCAAGGTCGCGGTGTTCCCCGGTTCGTCGCTTTTCGAGAAACCGCAGCGCGAAAAAGTCGTCGCGCCGCGCAAGGAAGGACCCCCGAAGCCGAAGGTCGCGCGCTGGCTCATGGCGTCGGAAATCATGGAGACCGGCCGCGTCTACGCCCGCACCTGTGCGCGCATCGATCCGACCTGGGCGCTCGATCTCGGCGCGCATTTGCTGCGCGTGGCGCACAGCGAACCGTTTTGGAGCATCGAGAGCGGCCGTGTGCTCGTGAAGGAGCGCCGCCGCCTCTACAACCTCGAGCTCGACACGCGCTCGGTCGGCTACGGCAAAATCGATCCACGGCACGCGACGGAGATTTTCATTCGCGAGGGACTCGTCGGCGACACGGTGACGTTCCCGCTCGACTTCATCGCGCACAACCGCCGCGTGCGCGAGCAAACCGAGAGCGTGCTCACGCGCCTGCGCGCGGCGGGTTACATGAACCTCGACGAGGCGCTGTATCGCTTCTACGCGCGGCGATTGATGCCGGAGAGCTTGGCAGGCCGGGTGCGACCGCCGGGCGCGCCGACGAACCTGGCCGAAGCGGCGGGTCCAACGCCCCCGCCTTACCAAGGCATCTCGAGCGTGCCCGAGCTCGTCGATCACGTGCGGCACCGGCAGACGACCGAGCCGAAGTTCCTCTTTCTCGGCGAGGACGACCTGAAGCCGCAGGTCGAGGAGACGCACGACCACGGCGCGTTTCCGGAGCAGCTCCCGCTCGAGAACCGCGCACTGCCGCTCAACTACGCCTACAAGCCCGGGCAGGACGACGACGGCGTGACGCTCCGCGTGAATCTCGACGAGGCCGCCGACCTTTCGCCCGCGACACTCGATTGGGCGGTGCCCGGGCATGTGCGCGAGAAGATCGAGCTGATGCTGAAGGCGCTCCCGAAGGAGCAGCGCCGCACGCTCATCCCGCTCGCCGAGACCGCGCAGAAAATCGCCGGCGAAATCCAGCTCATCGCCGCGCGTTCGCCGCAGCCCACGCTCGCGCAGGCGCTGGCCGAGGTGCTGACGCAGCGCCTCGGCGTGCGCATCGATCCGCGCGGGTGGGATGCGAAAACGCTGCCCGATCACCTGCGCGTGCGCGTCGAGGTTTTGGACCGTCGCGGCGCGGTGCTCGGGGCGAGCCGCGACCTGGCGGAATTGCAGGCGCAGCTCGGCACGAAGCAGCGCGAGGTCAGCCAGCGCGCGGCGAAGGCCGACAACTCCGCTTGGCGCGCGGCCCGGGAGAAGTGGGAGAAACCGCCGGCGGACAGCTGGAAGTTCGGCGACCTGCCCGCGGCGGTGGTGGTCAGCGAGCAGGCCGGCGTGCCGGTGCTGGCTTATCCGGGTTTGCAGGCGAGCGACGCCGGTGTGGCGGTGCGGTTGTTCGCCACGCCCGAGGAGGCGCGCGCGGCGACGCACGGCGGCATGCGGAGGTTGCTCGAGACGGCGCTGCGCTACGAGCTCGGCTGGCTCGAGAAGGACCTGCGCGACTTGCGCGCGATCGGCACGCTGGCGGTGACGCTGGCGCCGCTGGAAAAATTGCAGGCCGACGCGCTCGAGTCGATCCGGCGCTGGGTGACCGAGGGCGCGAGGATCGGGCGGGCGCGGGCGAGTTCGCTGCCTGCGGGGAGGCTCGGCGAGGACGCCGCGCCCTACCTGACGACGGCGGATTTCGAGCGCGCCTGCGGCGACGCGAAGGCGGATTTGCGCGGGCTCGTGCCGAAGCTCGTGGACTGGCTGCGCGAGACGCTGACGCTGCGGCTCGCGCTGCAGACGCACAAGACGCCGTATCCGGGCCTGGAAAACGATCTCGGCGCGCTGCTGCCGCCGGACTTCCTGCGCCGCACGCCGTTCGCGCGCGTGAAGGAGCTGCCGCGCTACCTGAAGGGCATGCAGGCGCGCGCGGAGCGTTGGAAGCGCGACCCGGCCAAGGACGCGTCGCGCGCGCGGGAGTTGCAGCCGTTCGTGCAGGCCTTGGCGCGGCTCGGCGACCGGGCAGGGGAGTTCCGCTGGCTGGTGGAGGAGTTCCGCGTGAGCCTGTTCGCGCAGGAGCTCGGGACGGCGGAGCCGGTTTCGGCGGTGCGATTGGAAAAGGCGTTGCGCGATCTCGCGGCCGGCAAGGACGGCGAGCCCGCGCCGGCTTTCGCCGCGGCGCCGGAGAAGCCGAAGGTGGCGGTCCCGTTGCCCGCGAAAGGCAAGACGGTGCTCAAGAGTTTCGGGGCGCTGGGAAACTTGCCGCGCTGA
- a CDS encoding CBS domain-containing protein, giving the protein MNTSIATLLEHKGAAVRSVASTVSVSDAVKEMNRHKIGSVLVMDGPRLAGIFTERDVLTRVVAADLDPKSTPISRVMTANVLTIAPETTMQQMMDTFSEKRCRHMPVVKDGNILGLISIGDVSRWVANSHRAEAESLRQYIGGGLSA; this is encoded by the coding sequence ATGAATACCTCGATTGCGACTTTGCTGGAACACAAGGGCGCGGCGGTTCGCTCGGTGGCCAGCACGGTTTCGGTATCTGACGCAGTGAAAGAGATGAACCGCCACAAGATCGGCTCGGTGCTCGTCATGGACGGCCCGCGCCTCGCCGGCATCTTCACCGAGCGCGACGTGCTCACGCGCGTCGTCGCCGCCGACCTCGATCCGAAATCCACGCCGATCTCGCGCGTGATGACCGCCAACGTCCTGACCATCGCGCCGGAGACGACCATGCAGCAGATGATGGACACGTTCTCGGAGAAACGCTGCCGTCACATGCCCGTGGTGAAGGACGGCAATATTCTCGGTCTCATTTCCATCGGCGACGTGTCGCGCTGGGTCGCGAACTCGCACCGCGCCGAGGCGGAATCGCTCCGGCAATACATCGGCGGCGGACTCTCGGCGTGA